The following is a genomic window from Pseudopipra pipra isolate bDixPip1 chromosome 2, bDixPip1.hap1, whole genome shotgun sequence.
CCACATGAGGCAGGTTGGGTATTCAGTCAACAGCTGGTTGATTGCAACTCCTGTGACAAAGGGAGTCTGGATTAGTAGTTTCACTTGGCTTGTCAGAAGATGGGAGCTGATGAGCTCACTGATCTAGCTGGAAAAAATAAGTCAGCAGGGGGAAATTATCTCAGCTTCTTTGTTGACATTACTGTGGAAAGCAGTCCTAGAGTTGAGCAGTGtacattgttatttttaatactgtCAGCTCGGAAAATTCATTGCACCTTCATTATATCATATGTTATTGCAGGTACCGTTTTGGAAAGGGCATTCCTGCGATATGATATATTCTGATCTCCCATGTACTATTTTTGAACAAGTGGAGTTCTTGAGACCTTGCCTGCATTGGCAGCAAGCTGGGATATGAATTTACAGCATCCTAGCTATTTCATGTTAATTCATCCAGTGTTTGTCTCTGCAGATGATATTTCACTGCACTTTGAATGTGAATCAAGCTGTGCTTCACAGATACCCACGAAGAAAGCTGGTGCAACATAGTTTGCCCTCTGTACCTTCACACCCTTTTTCACAGCACACTAAATTCCTCTTGCAGACAAGTACTCCTATTCAGTGGGGTGATTTCATGCTTAAATCAACCTAAGTAGGACAACATTTGTCCAGATGATAGCTTACAAGGATGCATCCATTACAATACAAGCAAAAACCTTAAATCAAAATCCATACCTAACCTCCATAATTCCATTAGAGCATGCTTCCACTTCAAATTTTTGCCTACCCAGTTTACAAGGCTCCCGTATATCCTACCATGACTCATTCCCCATTTCAGCCAGTCTTTTTTACCATCAGCATCAGGAAAagatttcagtttaaaaagtaaccctcaaaaaaaaaaaaaaagaaatcacacaaaaaaacccaaaacaaaacaaaaaccccacaacaacaacaacaacaaaacaaacaaaaaaaaaccaaacaaaaaaaacacacacaaaacaaaggCTACTTTCTAATCCCAACCATTCCTTTAGTTAGTAGCCATGTGGGAGCAGCAAACTTTAGTAAGAGATGGGAACTAATGCCTGAGAAGGGAGAAACACCCCCTAACTCAGCTCTGCCACTAGAGAAGTGTGCCCCCTTAGGAAGACAGTTTGATGCTTTATTGGCCTTAATTCTGGCAGTTAATGGGCAACATATGTACTGGTGCAGCCTTCAGCCTCACTGAGGTGGAGATCAATCTTTATTAGCATTTTGTGCACCTCTGCGTTAAAATGGGATTAATAAAATTGATTACCCCTGAAATGCAACCTTCCACACAGAAGGCTGGAACTTCACAACCTGTAATTGGTGCTTTATTCAGAGAGATTTTACTCAAGTATCAAGCACATACAGAGACATACAACCTTCAAAAcagtaagggaaaaaaagccaagacCTGGAGTGTACTATTACTCTCTAGTTTCACAGGTAGGTAAAACTGCAAAAACAGGAACCAAAACATTGTTCTCAGCCATTCACCTTAATTTCTCTTACAGAAGTCTATTTGAATATGCAAACCTAATCTTCACGACATCAAAACTTAACATATCCCATaatctttaaacaaaaaagcagGCAACAGCCCTTATTTCAGGGAAGCAGTTAAGCCAAATGAATAGAGAACTGGTCTTTGACTGCAGTGACCAGGAGGTCACTTTACTGCCCTCCCACAAGCTCTGGGGCTGCTTAAATCCCTTCACCCCTCTCTGCTTTGGTCTTGCAGTTTGCCAGTCAGGAGCAGAGCCAACATTAAGCCTGGGCTGCTGATGCCCATTTGTAAAGACCCTTTGAGCAACCACTTAACCACAAAGGATGCATTTCTTTTTTGAGGTTTTAAAATGGTACTAAAAAGAATAGTTTCAGTGCCTGCACCTaagtagtattttaaaattaggtaAATAATTTGACAGTTGTAAAGAAGAGGAAATGTTGCTTTAGTTTTAACAACTTTCTgcaagggcttttttttcctcatgcatGCTCTGCATTGATTTTGCAGAGCATGTGTAATTGCAAGGCTTGATTCTGaaggaggaaaatgaaactttttATAGCATTTTCAGGCTACTCATAAAAGTGCTGTGTTTAAGCTAGGCCCAAGTGATTGGTTTAGTTGGTGGTATTATCATTAAGTTCTAAAGTTAAAGGTAGCCCACCTCAGCATGTAAAAACTGTAAGCTCCTCGGAATTAACAGTAACtatcttctttattttctttgactaCAAAAGCCAGAACGTCTGTTCCCAGTCATCCAAGATATGGTAGGAGTATCTCCTAAATGCTAGGTagcagaaaaagagaataaagaaaaacGTTTGATCCCCATTTTATCCAATACCTTTCTCCTGTCCCTTTAACATTTTCCTTTGCCCCTTCAGAAcccctttttcttaaaaatacccTGTCTTTCTGTGTAGTCCTTGTTAGCTCATGGTTGTGCAGCCTGACTGTAGGGCATGACCAGTGAATCATAAAAGTAAATGTCAACAGGAAAAGATCTCCAGTAGCCCATTAGCTGTTTGAGatcatatttattatttactgaATGACCGTGAATAATGAACAAATTGCTCTAAATGATTGCAGATTTGTGGCTAAATCTctattaaaaagagaaaatcagttAAAGCAATTGCAGAATTtatttacaaggaaaaaattGCCTTCTTCTCATTAATATTATGTAGAGCAGACATAGCACCAGTTAGAGAAATAGAGGTAATTACTGCAAATTGGttatgaatgaaaaaaatggaaactttGAAATagcagaaaagtgaaaaaaattctcacaAAATGCTTCCATGGAGGTATCTGCTCTAATCTCAATGGGTTAGACTTACATGAGCATCAGTGAGTTAGACAGTGTTGGAGATTGCTACTCCAAGTTGTGTTTACACTCAATATTTAGAGGAGTAAATTAAGTAAATCCCATCCTAGCTAAATACAGCTAATCATTTGACTGCCATGCCTGGTTTGTGCATGAATTGCAGCCTAATTTTGTTCTCAGAGGATACTGGTCAGGTCAGTAGTGCCGCTGATGCAAAAAGTGTGCAACTTTCATTTAGGCATATCCTCCTAAAGGTAAATGATAATTCTGTAGCTATTATACAAGTGGACAGAGAAATCACAAACTGTACAATTGAAGGAAAATACCCATTCCTAGCACACAGATTGTGTAGCAAACAACAAAAGGAACCTATCCTAAAATAGAAGAGtatccaaatatttttctcttggcTTTGTGGAGCACATGTGGTGACGCCTCTTCATGCATTTACTTGAGCAGTTCTCTAAATCAGATTCCATTTTAGGGTAGTCTTGAAAACTATATATCAGCAAAGTGTGGTTTTATGTTTCCTACTTAAAGAAAGTGTGTGGTATTGGAAATCATGTTATCAGACATTATCCAAAATCTTATACCTCTTAGAAAGTCATGTTTAGCATCATATTTAACTAGCtctaatttctttctctcattGCAGAATCAAAGGCTTTCCAAATTAATATGACTATTTGAGTATTTTTAGGCAAGAGCCTATTAACGTTgaaatgggtttttttacaaaagCATGCTATAGCTAAAGCTCATGATGGAAGTAATTTGTAATATTCAATGACctcattttattctgttttgctCACTCAAAGCTAATGCATATGATGCCATGTGAAATTCTCAGAGAAGCCTGTCTGCAGGACTTATGGGAGCCATAAATGGATTAAACCTCTCACTCCCTGCTTTGGCAAGTGATCAGTTACATTTAAATAAAGGTCAGTCTGTCTTTACAAAGAACACACTGAAAGCAAGCTTAATAGCTTTCCCTACTGAGCCTAGAACATAACTATTTGAAGCATAATTAGCAACGGGGTGCCAGTCACTGATTGTGCTTTTTGCTTGATTTTATGTCTGGGGAGTTCCAGTATTCCCCATTAGCTTTAAGAGGGGGCACAGTGCTAGTTATCAAATTGACAGTCTCGACCTGGCCTCTGAAAGCAGCTGTAAAACATTGTTTGGGAAAATTAAGATGAATGCCAAAACCAGGACCGTAATATTGCTACAAATTGGACATTCAAGGTCCATGCCGTGACTCCAAATAACAAAATAGGTAAAATATCTGATATACATGAGAGTGCGGGCTTTGTTACCCGGTGATGAGGAGATACATCAGCTGTCCTATTATCTCGTGAGCTCTGTATTGTGAATTCTTTATAAAATACCTATTCTTTTCAGCATTAACAGAGTGCCAGCTCTGTCATCTGTTAAAATCTGGATTTCAGGAAGGATGGAGTGAATCAGCTACAACTGCCTCTCCAGTAAAAGGTGCTGACCACAAAAGGGTTATTTTGTGAagttaattaaatatttagcCTATATGGTGCATTTAAGAATAAACATGATCATAGAACCCTAGAATgtcttgggttggaaggcacatTCAAGATCaactagttccaaccccctaaTATATCCATGGTCTTCCAGTTCCCAGAATACCTGATTCGTCTGAGGTTTCTTGATGGCTATTTATAGCCCTTGTAGCAGAAGTGATAATTGTCTACAGGTGGAGAGAACAGAGCTGATACAGCACTTTTGGTACTCTGCAGACAGCCTGAAATTTTAAGAGAGATCTCTGAATTACCTTGACCTGCTTGACTGGAGCATCAGTTTCAAAAGTCCAGTGATTACACTTCAGTGTTATCAGCAACTAATTTAGCACTGATTATGAGGGAAGATGGGTAAGAGCAAAACACAGCTGTTGGGAATTTCTGAAGATAATCTAAGAGCAGACCAGAGAGGTAGACAGGTGATAGCAAAATATGCAAAAGAACGAGGAGGAGGAATTAAAAGGCAGCAAAGAGGGTTGGATTAGATGGAAGGAGTCTGTTAAGTAAAGATGAACTTAATACGAATTATTATGAGAAAATATTACAGTCTTACATTTTAGGTGTGCTACGAAGACTATATTCTGTTCATCTCTGTAAATCACCAGCCTACTTTTACCTCAGCCCCTCTCACCTGGTAGCTGGTCAATGGCTGAGTTCCCAGCTCAGGTCTACTATGAAAGAGCAGATGTCTATGTCCTCCAAATGCATCTTGACTATCAGTCACAAAATAGAAACTCTAAGAGGAAGACAACTAACCAAGGATTAAGATAAAACCATGTACTTTTCCTGATTTACCTGCACTTGGGGGTTAAACACAGGATTTTAGGTCAGTAGATCTTAATCTCCTTTCGTGAATGGTATATCCATTTTAAGAGTCAATTAAATACATTATCAAATGTAGGCATTGCCAAGGAAAATATGGCTGTATTTGTTTTTACAAGCCCTTAGATATATAAAGAAGACCAATGCCTTAAGCAGCTCTATATCAGCTCTACCACTCTGCATCTCTAAAATTTATTTGTGCTTTCTTTGTCCTGCTTCtaggatttctttttcctgacaGAAAATTTGTACAGGACGTGGACAAATCAGTGACTAATTTAATTGACAGTTTTCAGCTTATAtggaatttccattttttacagATTTTCTACAAAGCAGCCAACTACTGCTCTGCTTCCTGCATAGGCACTTCAGGTTGtagttgtttgttttcatcACAGGTCAGATACCATCACCAGGAAAAACTAATTTGAAAGCATCTTCCATCACAGGCACTCCGaaataatgaaatgaaacaGCCAACCAGAAAaaagaattgtttttctttaaccCATGAATCTCAGTGATGTAGAACTCTCAAGCTCTGGCAGTAAGGCTTGCTAGTCAGGTAGCGAATGCACTCCTGTGGCTCACACCTCCATAATCATTTCTCTCTTCTGCAGGACGTTTCCTTCAAGCATGGGTAATGGCTGTGTCATCTTTGAGTTTTCAGCATGTCCACATTACATTTTTCCACGTGTTGATTCAAGTACTTTAAACGCTCACTTTGTTCTCTATTGTAGGTCATGGGTTATATGGGACTTTTGAAATGTTGTCCTCCTGGAGAAAAACTAGAGAAGACCAACACGTTAAAGAGAGGACTGCAGCCGTATTTGCAGACTCCATGCTCTCGTTTTCTCTCACCACTGCCATGTACCTGGTCACTTTTGGAATAGGTGCCAGTCCCTTCACTAACATTGAAGCAGCCAGGATTTTCTGCTGCAATTCCTGTATTGCAATTTTCTTCAACTACCTCTATGTACTCTCCTTTTATGGTTCCAGCCTGGTGTTTACTGGCTACATAGAAAACAACTACCAGCATAGTATCTTCTGCAGAAAGGTACCAAAGCCAGAGGTATTGCAAGAGAAGCCTGCATGGTATAGGTTTCTTCTGACAGCCAAATTCAGTGAGGACACAGATGATTCAGAGGAAACGAACACTTACGAGAGTCATCTTTTGGTGTGGTTCCTGAAACGCTATTATTGTGACTGGATAACAAACACTTATGTCAAGCCTTTTGTAGTTCTCTTTTACCTTGTTTATATTTCCTTTGCCTTAATGGGCTACCTGCAGGTCAGTGAAGGGTCAGAGCTGAGCAACATCGTAGCGACTGCGACACGAACCATCGAGTATACAACTGCCCAGCAGAAGTATTTCAGTAACTACAGCCCAGTGATTGGGTTCTACATCTACGAGTCAATCGAGTACTGGAACACCAGTGTCCAGGAGGACGTGCTGGAGTACACCAAGGGCTTTGTGAGGATATCTTGGTTCGAAAGCTACTTAAATTACCTTAGGAAACACAACATATCTACCGGATTGCCCAAGAAGAATTTCACTGATATGTTGAGGAACTCCTTCCTGAAGACCCCTCAGTTTGCCCATTTTTCAGAGGATATCATCTTCTCCAAGAAATACAACAATGAAGTTGATGTTGTGGCCTCCAGGATGTTCTTGGTGGCAAAGACAATGGAAACCAAGAGGGAAGAACTTTATGACCTCCTGGAGACCCTGAGGAAGCTCTCTCTCACCTCCAAGGTGAAATTCATCGTTTTCAATCCATCATTTGTGTACATGGATCGTTATGCCTCTTCAGTGGGAGCCCCCTTACAAAACTCCTGCATTAGTGCtttatttctgctcttcttCTCTGCATTCCTGGTCGCAGACTCTCTGATCAATGTCTGGCTCACTCTAACTGTTGCCTCGGTTGAATTTGGAGTTATAGGTTTTATGACCTTGTGGAAAGTGGAACTAGATTGTATTTCTGTGTTGTGCTTAATTTACGGAATTAATTATACAATTGACAACTGTGCTCCACTGTTATCAACCTTTGTCCTGGGCAAAGAGCTCACAAGAACTAAATGGGTGAAAAATGCCCTGGAAGTGCATGGGGTAGCTATTTTGCAGAGCTACCTCTGCTATATTGTTGGTCTGATTCCTCTTGCAGCTGTGCCTTCAAATCTGACCCGTACACTGTTCAGGTGCTTGTTTTTAATAGCATTAGTCACCTTCTTTCACTGCTTTGCCATTTTACCTGTGATACTGACTTTCCTGCCACCCTccaagaagaagaggaaagaaaagaagaatccTGAAAACCGTGAGGAAATAGAGTGTGTTGAAATGGTGGATATGGATAGCACCCGAGTGGTTGACCAAATTACAACAGTCTAACTTGATTTGTTGGTTGCTTTTTTACACGAGGTcttactgaaaacaaaacaaaacaaaaaaaaaaaaaaaaagaaaagaaaccagtaCTGACTAAATAtctggggagaggaaggagttTGGAagttttccctccctcctctaaGCTAAATCCAGGAATATTCAAAATTATGGGagaaatcaaaaataaattaaaaaaaaaaagaaaagagccaGGGGATTGTACCTTGCTCAATTTTCACACACATGCAAAGGGGAGTTGAATTTTAGATGCATGAAGTAAGATCTAATGAGAACAATTGGGTTCCTAAGCAGTCATCTGCATCGCCTGTACTGCAGATGCTGCAATTATTGTGGCTAAACCAAATCATATTGAAAGGTCAACTGTCAAGGCTGAAGTAGCACTAAATGTTCGCTGGATGTAAAGGCTTTACAAACTTTCTGCACAGCAATAACTCAAGTCAGTGAGTCAGCTCTTATAAGTCTTAGCCatcacatttaatttttcttttctcccctaATCTAAACATTTATGCAAGACTATATAAAAGATAGCAAACTGTACTGGGAAAGAAGGCAGTACACAGCAACCAAATGCTTTCCAAACACTTTTATGTTAtaaatcacttcttttttttctaaaaatatcattattttaaaatggaaatcaTCCCTTGTAACATTTTTAATCATGGTTTTatagctgtttctttttcttataaaaacaaaaaagaaaaaaaaaaaatccaggtgACTCTGTCACTCTAGAAAATATATAATTCTATTTTATACATGTCTCGCTACTAGTTAAACATGTAATCTGCTTTACCAACTGCGATTTTTTTAGCACTCTACGAGGACATGTGAGTGGATCTAGCAGCAGATAGAAGATGGTGTACTGAATATTTCAGCACCAAAATCCATGATACAAACCTCAAATACTAAAATGTCATCAAGAAAGTGAATGTTAGGGCTCTTTTAGTGAGAGCCTATTTCAGGCCATTCACTGGTAATGCACACTAAGAGGATTAGTGGGTAGTTTTACATAATGTATAACTTAATCCCTCAATCTTCCTAGAGTACCTGTAAAGCAATAGACCTTAACAGCTATGGGCTCTTCCAAGAGACAGTAGACCGTGAGAGTTGTGTGGAACAAACTGAAGGCTGGGACTGTGGTTTAGCAGCAGCGAGTTTAACAACGTCCCCAAAGAGCCCATATCTAAGGAGCCTATTGAAAACATcacttctgagagaaaaaagaaaaaaaaaacttaaaaagatTACATTACTGAGTCTTTTTGGAGCTGTGAGTTCTAAATCAATAATTCTGTCAGCATCTGTGATGTGGAGTAATACAGATAAAGCAgcatctctttcctcctccaccccctccACCCTTAAGAGCGACAGGCTCATTACTGTAAGGTTTTATCATGTGGTTGAACCCCAGTGGGGATATGTAAGCCAATTCTGTAGGTTTTGCTGAGAGTATTCCGACTATACATTGCCTGTGAAAACCTGGTATCAGGAAGCTGACTGGTGTGTTGGGTGGTCTCATGAATATATGGACTGTTGCTTTGTGGTGCAAGTTGAATGTATTACAGCCAGATTCCTTTTTGCAGCTCATCCGGAAAGTAAGAGTACTTGAAAAGTTTTCAGCACTTGGCATAAGGTTTGCTTCAGTGACAGTATGTGGAGGGGAAAGGATATTGCAGGAGCCATGAGGCTTGGACCACTGGGAGCACTGTGGCTTGGGAGGCTGCCTGTGGTACTTGCACAGTCATTAGCACGTCTGTGGTCACAAACCCAGGGTATGCTTCATTGCATGAAACATCTCTTTAGCATCCGGTCCCAGTGATCCCCAAATACCCTGTGCGAAACCCGCAAATGCCACTGAGTGAATGTTAATTTTCAAGCAAAGAGATAATTCTGAAGCATTCTTCCTAGCAGAAAAGAAGATAACCAGATATTTTGCCCTGAAGCAAAACACTACATGCTCACTAGCAAAAAAAGTCAGCAGCGCAGCTGGCAACATTTACTTTCCCCTGGATACGTCCGTTCTCtgaccagaagaaaggaagcTGTGTCCAGGAATGCACAGGATCTTTGCTTAAATAAACAACAGTTGCTGCGGTAGCAGCTGGGAAGCTGTAACAACAACTTCAGCCTTGGCAGAACCCAGGTGGACACCTTGAAGACAGCCAAATGAATGTAAGACTAGGAAAAAGATCTGTTTCCCCTGTTTTCTTTAGAGTCAGGCTTGGGGCTATGTTTTCCAGCCAAAAATCATTCATTAAATATACTTCACTCTAGATTTTCTGTGATTATCACAATTTCATTTAAAGAAGAGTCACACTATCTCCTGCCTGTTCAACAAGAAGCTGCAGTGGTTTTTAAACTTCTGAGGGCATTAGCAAATTAGTTGAGAGTTACAGAGGAATTGCAATTCCTCTGCAGCAATCTACTGACTTGTGGAATACTTGGAAATGGGATATGTGTGAAAGAGGTTGCTTTTACACTGCAGAGAGAAATACATGGCAAACACTGATTTTATACCTCTGCTATCCGTCACGTTATCTACTTGCAAACACTAGACACAAAGGTGGTTACCATAAACATCTTGACATCTAATTGCTGTGTGTAGACAGGAGTGTCTTTAAAGAGATGTCCAAAGACAAGCTTGTAGTTTCAGAGGCCTCTCCTTAAATTTCAGCATGTATGGCCTTCAGAGATCTCCAAGAAAGTTGATAAAACCAGGGATAAAATTACTCCTATATCTCCAAACCTGTCAGAAAAAGGATGTGGAGGCAGTCCTATGACTGCAGAACAGGCTTGGGTGTCCAAGAAGGCAGGGTGAGAAGTCAGGCAGTCCACCCCCTTGCCCCAAGGCAGAGTCAACAGCATTTAAATCATTTCTGAAGGATGTTTGTCCAACTCCTTcctaaaaaatctttttaaggGCATATTCCTTTCCTAGCAGTTCCCCACAGTGCCATGTTACCCTCTCCAGTAACTAGTAACTCCTGCTAGCTGCCCTGAACTGGGTCAGAGAAGAGGAGCCATGCCCCTCTCTacacagggacaggacaggcagGAGACTGAAACATCcccaaaagagagaaaacccTGATCAGAGCCAAAACCAACTTACCTatatttttcactgtgtttCACCTCAGGCTGCCATTTCATTCCCCCCCATCCAGGGCTAGCAAGGTAAAGCCATGAAAGTATCCAAGGTGCACTCATCCTGGGTCGGTGAGGTTTCTGCCTGAATCCTGATGTGTCTGAGGGATGCACCAAATATTCCTTCTCTACAGGTAGCTTGAATACCTCAACATGAACCAGAAACAGCGTGTTCTCAAGGTTTCAGACTATGCTAAGCCACTTTGGCCTTTATCCCCTTCGACTTTTTCCTCTGGAGCAACTATCTTCACCAAAATCAGTTGGTCCTCCCTGCGCTGATCGATCAGTAGGTGCAGATGCTGTGCTCTGTTCTCCGTCCAAAGCACTCCCAGTGGCTAACTGTGCATAAGTTTGCCTTTACTGGTGAACTTCCATTTTGGAAGACTACCTAGGCTTAAGCAGATTTTTGTCATACTCTTAAGTGGCTTTTT
Proteins encoded in this region:
- the PTCHD1 gene encoding patched domain-containing protein 1, encoding MVLRGPWGSCGGPGAALALLRALRTRMLRQVLHRGLGTSFSRLGHFVASHPVFFASAPVLISILLGASFSRYQVEENVEHLLAPTHSLAKIERNLVDSLFPVNRSKHRLYSDLQTPGRYGRVIITSFRKANMLDQHHTDLILKLHSAVTRIQVQRPGFNYTFAHICILNNDKTCIVDDIVHVLEELKAARSSNRTNFAITYPITHLKDGREVYNGHQLGGVTVHSKDQVKSAEAIQLTYYLQAINSLNDMVAEKWESIFCDTVELFQKSNRKVKMYPFTSSSLKEDFQKTSRVSERYLITSLVLVVTLAILCCSMQDCVRSKPWLGLLGLLTVTLATLTAAGIINLTGGKYNSTFLGIPFVMLGHGLYGTFEMLSSWRKTREDQHVKERTAAVFADSMLSFSLTTAMYLVTFGIGASPFTNIEAARIFCCNSCIAIFFNYLYVLSFYGSSLVFTGYIENNYQHSIFCRKVPKPEVLQEKPAWYRFLLTAKFSEDTDDSEETNTYESHLLVWFLKRYYCDWITNTYVKPFVVLFYLVYISFALMGYLQVSEGSELSNIVATATRTIEYTTAQQKYFSNYSPVIGFYIYESIEYWNTSVQEDVLEYTKGFVRISWFESYLNYLRKHNISTGLPKKNFTDMLRNSFLKTPQFAHFSEDIIFSKKYNNEVDVVASRMFLVAKTMETKREELYDLLETLRKLSLTSKVKFIVFNPSFVYMDRYASSVGAPLQNSCISALFLLFFSAFLVADSLINVWLTLTVASVEFGVIGFMTLWKVELDCISVLCLIYGINYTIDNCAPLLSTFVLGKELTRTKWVKNALEVHGVAILQSYLCYIVGLIPLAAVPSNLTRTLFRCLFLIALVTFFHCFAILPVILTFLPPSKKKRKEKKNPENREEIECVEMVDMDSTRVVDQITTV